In a genomic window of Oncorhynchus keta strain PuntledgeMale-10-30-2019 chromosome 28, Oket_V2, whole genome shotgun sequence:
- the LOC118361743 gene encoding receptor activity-modifying protein 3-like isoform X1 has product MDTNALAVFKLLVVGILVNSWMTRGSSATENINVESIPRRPSVALCNETQLLWEMEVCGEEFKRKMDHVDPQNWCNLTHFISEYHLFSLCTETNAERINCYWPNPLVESYIIRIHKHFFSNCTLERVILVDPPDDTLTILILIPVFLTLAMIALVVWCSKRSDILA; this is encoded by the exons TGAACTCTTGGATGACAAGAGGATCGTCAG CCACAGAGAATATCAATGTTGAGTCTATACCACGAAGGCCTAGTGTGGCTCTGTGCAACGAGACCCAGCTACTgtgggagatggaggtgtgtgggGAGGAATTCAAGCGAAAGATGGACCACGTGGATCCCCAGAACTGGTGCAACTTAACACACTTCATCAG TGAGTACCACCTTTTCTCGCTGTGCACAGAGACCAACGCCGAGCGCATCAACTGCTACTGGCCAAACCCACTGGTGGAGAGCTACATCATCCGGATCCACAAGCACTTCTTCTCCAACTGCACCCTGGAGAGGGTGATCCTGGTGGACCCACCAGACGACACACTCaccatcctcatcctcatccctGTCTTCCTCACCCTGGCTATGATCGCGCTGGTGGTGTGGTGCAGCAAGCGCAGCGACATCCTGGCTTAG
- the LOC118361743 gene encoding receptor activity-modifying protein 3-like isoform X2, with product MTSNSVSCFCVILSLTVNSWMTRGSSATENINVESIPRRPSVALCNETQLLWEMEVCGEEFKRKMDHVDPQNWCNLTHFISEYHLFSLCTETNAERINCYWPNPLVESYIIRIHKHFFSNCTLERVILVDPPDDTLTILILIPVFLTLAMIALVVWCSKRSDILA from the exons ATGACTAGTAACTCTGTTTCATGTTTCTGTGTGATTTTGTCTTTGACAGTGAACTCTTGGATGACAAGAGGATCGTCAG CCACAGAGAATATCAATGTTGAGTCTATACCACGAAGGCCTAGTGTGGCTCTGTGCAACGAGACCCAGCTACTgtgggagatggaggtgtgtgggGAGGAATTCAAGCGAAAGATGGACCACGTGGATCCCCAGAACTGGTGCAACTTAACACACTTCATCAG TGAGTACCACCTTTTCTCGCTGTGCACAGAGACCAACGCCGAGCGCATCAACTGCTACTGGCCAAACCCACTGGTGGAGAGCTACATCATCCGGATCCACAAGCACTTCTTCTCCAACTGCACCCTGGAGAGGGTGATCCTGGTGGACCCACCAGACGACACACTCaccatcctcatcctcatccctGTCTTCCTCACCCTGGCTATGATCGCGCTGGTGGTGTGGTGCAGCAAGCGCAGCGACATCCTGGCTTAG